From a region of the Theobroma cacao cultivar B97-61/B2 chromosome 8, Criollo_cocoa_genome_V2, whole genome shotgun sequence genome:
- the LOC108663016 gene encoding uncharacterized protein LOC108663016, with product MEEINRKWGLQCLYGKAWQAKEYAESLVFGSLEESFQLLPSYFHMLERENPNTISCVATDGEQRFKYCFWVFGSCIRGFSAVMRPVVIIDATHMKGRFKGILFVALFKDANEQIYPLAFGIGHVEDEESWSWFLNQLCRAIGCSENAMFIFYQYFGIKNAVEKVFKDAHHSLCNYHLGKNVKNRFKREDVAKIFTMAANCYRVTDFNRHMNQLKQLCKPAYDSLMRLGPERWARARSPVRQYKLMTSNTEECINSCLRHARKMPITVLIECIRGMFQCWFHDWHNEALNLTMPLNP from the coding sequence ATGGAAGAGATCAATCGCAAGTGGGGATTGCAATGCCTATATGGTAAGGCTTGGCAAGCGAAGGAGTATGCAGAAAGTCTTGTGTTTGGTTCACTGGAAGAGTCATTCCAACTCCTTCCCTCATATTTCCATATGTTGGAACGTGAAAATCCCAATACTATCTCGTGTGTCGCTACTGATGGGGAACAacgattcaaatattgtttctggGTGTTTGGGTCATGTATTCGAGGGTTCAGTGCTGTAATGCGGCCTGTAGTCATTATCGATGCCACACATATGAAAGGCAGATTCAAGGGTATTCTGTTTGTGGCGTTATTCAAAGATGCGAATGAGCAGATATATCCACTTGCATTTGGCATTGGCCACGTCGAAGATGAAGAGTCTTGGTCGTGGTTTCTTAACCAATTGTGTCGTGCAATTGGTTGTTCTGAAAATGCAATGTTCATTTTTTATCAGTATTTTGGCATTAAGAATGCAGTTGAGAAAGTGTTCAAGGACGCTCATCACAGTCTATGCAATTACCACTTAgggaaaaatgttaaaaacaGGTTCAAGCGCGAAGATGTTGCAAAGATTTTCACCATGGCTGCCAACTGCTATAGGGTCACCGACTTTAACAGACATATGAATCAACTGAAACAGCTTTGCAAACCTGCTTATGACAGCCTTATGAGATTAGGCCCTGAGAGATGGGCACGTGCACGATCACCAGTAAGGCAATATAAGCTAATGACATCCAACACTGAGGAGTGTATTAACTCTTGCTTGAGGCATGCAAGAAAAATGCCAATAACGGTGTTGATCGAGTGCATCAGAGGCATGTTTCAATGTTGGTTCCATGACTGGCACAATGAGGCATTGAATTTGACCATGCCCCTTAACCCTTAG